From Acidobacteriota bacterium, a single genomic window includes:
- a CDS encoding polyphosphate kinase 2 family protein → MKIDKFLVPEGKKFRLKKHKTDFTGGLNQAKAVTLLEKNVGKMAELQDILYAQNVHALLIIFQAMDAAGKDGAIEKVMSGLNPQGCHVVAFKQPSSEELDHDYLWRCAKSLPERGRIGIFNRSHYEEVLVVRVHPQILQNQQLPEKAKGRGVWKRRFREIRNFEDYLSDNGIHVVKFFLNVSKEEQKQRFLDRIAEPEKNWKFSAGDVKERALWDDYMNAYEEAIGATSTEKSPWYVIPADNKWFTRLAISEVIVKKLESLKLSYPTVSETAMTELLEAKKLLESED, encoded by the coding sequence ATGAAGATCGACAAATTTCTTGTACCCGAAGGCAAAAAGTTCAGACTCAAAAAGCACAAAACCGATTTTACCGGAGGTCTTAACCAGGCAAAGGCGGTCACTTTGCTTGAAAAGAACGTCGGCAAGATGGCGGAACTCCAGGACATTCTTTACGCGCAGAACGTTCACGCGCTGCTGATCATCTTTCAGGCGATGGACGCGGCAGGGAAGGACGGCGCAATTGAGAAGGTAATGTCGGGGCTTAACCCGCAGGGCTGTCACGTGGTCGCGTTCAAACAGCCTTCGTCAGAGGAGTTGGACCATGATTACCTTTGGCGTTGCGCGAAATCACTCCCCGAGCGCGGCCGCATCGGGATTTTCAACCGTTCGCATTACGAAGAGGTGCTGGTCGTGCGCGTTCATCCGCAAATCCTTCAAAATCAGCAGCTTCCGGAAAAGGCAAAGGGCCGCGGCGTCTGGAAGCGCCGGTTTCGGGAGATTCGAAACTTCGAAGACTATCTGTCCGACAACGGGATCCACGTTGTAAAGTTCTTTCTCAATGTTTCAAAGGAAGAACAGAAACAACGCTTTCTGGATAGGATCGCCGAGCCTGAGAAGAACTGGAAGTTTTCCGCCGGAGACGTCAAAGAGCGCGCTCTATGGGATGACTATATGAACGCCTATGAAGAAGCGATCGGTGCGACCTCGACCGAAAAATCTCCCTGGTACGTGATTCCGGCCGACAACAAATGGTTCACGCGTTTGGCGATCTCGGAAGTGATAGTGAAGAAGCTCGAATCGTTGAAACTGTCGTATCCGACCGTCTCGGAAACGGCGATGACTGAGCTTCTCGAAGCGAAAAAGCTGCTGGAAAGCGAAGATTAA
- a CDS encoding DUF3598 family protein: MSESSQGNVPFPVFLRHDGVWEGTYTLIEAKTGKILDHHRSKLTCRTNGIDQYFQQNVYTWDDGRQEVKEFPGELKDGWLKFDNPRLKGESCEVDANTIFLTWVYKDQPNNSYSEIITLESDTHRCRTWQHFENGEFAKLTIIDERKVSA, encoded by the coding sequence ATGAGTGAATCATCACAGGGAAATGTGCCGTTTCCGGTTTTTTTGCGGCACGACGGAGTTTGGGAAGGAACGTACACATTGATCGAGGCGAAGACGGGCAAGATCCTTGATCACCACCGAAGCAAGTTGACTTGCCGGACCAACGGAATCGATCAGTATTTTCAGCAAAACGTGTACACCTGGGACGACGGGCGTCAGGAAGTAAAAGAATTTCCCGGCGAACTGAAAGACGGTTGGCTCAAGTTCGACAATCCGCGTCTCAAAGGCGAATCGTGCGAGGTCGACGCGAACACGATCTTTCTGACCTGGGTTTACAAGGATCAGCCGAATAACAGTTATTCCGAGATCATCACGCTCGAGTCCGACACGCACCGCTGTCGCACGTGGCAGCATTTCGAAAACGGCGAGTTCGCGAAACTGACGATCATCGACGAGCGCAAGGTGAGTGCATAG
- a CDS encoding aldehyde dehydrogenase, which yields MRAINHFINGESVPSKSGKTFLSENPATGETIAEVALGSADEVELAVRSADDAFKVWSRVAPAERGKLIYKLADLLMARREVFARAESEDSGKTYQSNFNIDVPFCADFFRYYAGAADKLRTPVPNNEPGVHRYAVREPYGVIGAIAPWNFPLVMATLKLSAALACGNSVVMKMAEQTPATVTMLAELAVEAGIPPGVFNVVHGFGNEAGQALVHHPKVKKIAFTGSSAVGKILGEQCGRLTKPALLEMGGKSANIIFADADIDLAVNGALQASLGNNGQFCLAASRILVEESIVPRFTEALVEKARRIKLGDPFDPSTNCGPIISQKQFDRVTGYVEVGVAENAKLLTGGKRPAELGHGYFLEPTVFGEMTREMRIWKEEIFGPVVGITPFKTEDEAIDLANDCDYGLGAYFWSKDVDRVHRVSAALDAGLVFVNMPAYMTPIMPAGIRNMSGTGQNFGLEALENYTKLKGVYINYSGKIFPWLT from the coding sequence ATGCGCGCGATAAATCATTTCATCAACGGCGAAAGCGTTCCGTCGAAATCCGGAAAGACGTTTCTTTCGGAGAATCCAGCGACAGGCGAAACGATTGCCGAGGTCGCGCTTGGATCGGCCGACGAAGTTGAGCTCGCGGTCCGATCGGCCGATGACGCGTTCAAGGTCTGGTCGCGTGTCGCGCCGGCCGAACGCGGGAAGTTGATCTACAAACTAGCCGATCTTCTAATGGCGCGCCGCGAAGTGTTTGCACGTGCGGAATCCGAGGATTCCGGCAAAACCTACCAGTCAAATTTCAATATCGACGTGCCGTTCTGCGCCGATTTCTTCCGCTATTACGCCGGGGCCGCGGACAAGTTGAGAACACCCGTTCCAAATAATGAGCCCGGCGTCCATCGCTACGCCGTTCGCGAACCGTACGGTGTCATCGGCGCGATCGCTCCGTGGAACTTTCCGCTCGTAATGGCGACGCTCAAACTGTCGGCGGCGCTCGCGTGCGGAAACTCGGTCGTAATGAAGATGGCCGAGCAGACGCCGGCGACCGTGACGATGCTCGCCGAACTCGCGGTCGAAGCCGGAATTCCGCCGGGCGTTTTCAACGTCGTTCACGGATTCGGCAACGAAGCCGGTCAGGCGCTTGTGCATCATCCGAAGGTCAAAAAGATCGCCTTCACCGGATCGTCGGCGGTCGGAAAGATACTTGGCGAACAGTGCGGACGGTTGACGAAGCCCGCGTTGCTTGAAATGGGCGGAAAATCGGCGAACATCATCTTTGCCGACGCCGACATCGATCTCGCGGTCAACGGCGCATTGCAGGCAAGCCTTGGGAACAACGGGCAATTCTGCCTCGCGGCGTCGCGGATACTGGTCGAGGAATCGATCGTGCCGAGATTCACCGAGGCGCTCGTCGAAAAGGCGCGTCGCATCAAACTCGGCGATCCGTTCGACCCGTCGACCAATTGCGGACCGATCATCAGCCAGAAGCAATTCGATCGCGTGACGGGTTACGTCGAGGTCGGAGTAGCGGAAAACGCGAAGCTCCTGACCGGGGGCAAGCGTCCGGCGGAACTCGGACACGGGTATTTTCTCGAACCGACAGTCTTCGGCGAAATGACGCGCGAGATGCGAATTTGGAAGGAAGAGATCTTCGGGCCGGTCGTCGGAATCACGCCGTTCAAAACCGAGGACGAAGCGATCGACCTGGCGAACGACTGCGATTACGGACTCGGAGCGTATTTTTGGTCAAAGGACGTCGATCGCGTCCATCGCGTCTCGGCGGCGCTCGATGCCGGCCTCGTTTTCGTTAATATGCCGGCCTATATGACTCCGATAATGCCCGCCGGGATCCGCAATATGAGCGGAACAGGGCAAAATTTCGGACTCGAAGCGCTCGAGAATTACACGAAACTCAAGGGAGTTTACATCAACTACAGCGGGAAGATCTTCCCGTGGCTTACTTGA
- a CDS encoding hydroxymethylglutaryl-CoA lyase has protein sequence MTIFPKEVEIIEVSPRDGLQMLPNFVPTADKIKLIELAKSAGFRRIEAVSFVSPKHVPQMADADAILQSIGDDPLIDEVALALNERGYKRAIEANVDWICYVMAATETMSQKNANTTVADGLATTKRCIAEAHAAGIKVRASIAVCWVCPYEGIVSKDRVLEISKELADAGADEIAFNDTVGRAVPNDVFELCRSASESMPGQQFAGHFHDTNFTALANIYAALEAGWTRFDSSAGGLGGCPFSPGASGNIATEKVVWMLDRMGIETGVDVEKLAEMVHFAKQVERAGRQAA, from the coding sequence ATGACAATCTTCCCGAAAGAGGTGGAAATCATCGAAGTAAGCCCGCGCGACGGGCTGCAGATGCTGCCGAATTTTGTTCCGACGGCCGATAAGATCAAACTCATCGAACTCGCGAAGTCAGCCGGATTCCGACGCATCGAGGCGGTCTCGTTCGTCTCGCCGAAGCACGTTCCGCAAATGGCCGACGCCGACGCGATATTGCAGTCGATCGGCGACGATCCCCTGATCGACGAGGTCGCGCTGGCGCTCAACGAACGCGGGTACAAGCGCGCGATCGAAGCCAACGTCGACTGGATCTGTTACGTTATGGCGGCGACCGAGACGATGAGCCAAAAGAACGCCAACACGACCGTTGCCGACGGGCTCGCGACGACCAAACGCTGCATCGCCGAGGCGCACGCCGCCGGGATCAAGGTCCGAGCGTCGATCGCCGTTTGTTGGGTCTGTCCGTACGAGGGCATCGTCTCGAAAGACCGCGTCCTCGAAATATCAAAAGAACTTGCCGACGCCGGCGCCGACGAGATCGCGTTCAACGACACGGTCGGCCGCGCCGTTCCGAACGATGTCTTCGAACTCTGCCGAAGCGCATCGGAATCGATGCCAGGTCAGCAGTTCGCAGGACATTTTCACGACACCAACTTTACCGCGCTTGCAAACATCTACGCCGCGCTTGAAGCCGGTTGGACAAGATTTGATTCATCCGCCGGCGGACTCGGCGGTTGTCCTTTTTCGCCCGGTGCGAGCGGGAACATTGCGACCGAAAAGGTGGTCTGGATGCTTGATCGAATGGGAATCGAAACCGGGGTCGACGTTGAGAAACTCGCGGAAATGGTTCATTTTGCCAAACAGGTCGAGCGGGCGGGAAGGCAGGCCGCGTAG
- a CDS encoding CoA transferase — protein sequence MTRPLKGLKVLEMGQLLAGPFCSAMLAGFGADVIKIEKPKTGDPLRVWRKLHKGTSLWWYSMGRNKKSVTLDMTNPKGQEIARRLAAKVDILLENFKPGTMEKWGMGFESLRESNKGLIMVRVSGYGQTGPYASRPGYANVAEGFGGIRYMSGYPDRPPVRTGLSLGDTLSGLHAALGALTAVYHRDVNGGEGQIVDVAIYESIFNMLESTLAEYDKLGVVRERTGAKLEGIVPTSTYPTRDGKFIIIGGNGDSIFRRLMARIGRHDFAAHPEMQDNKGRVVHEQAIDDAITDWTLTQDYDDAYAAMLEAEVPCGPVYSIADIAGDEQYIARGLFESVEIEPGDTLKIPAVLPKLTATPGGTDWIGPKLGEHNEEVYRGFLGMSQAEFEDLVAQEII from the coding sequence ATGACACGACCACTTAAAGGATTGAAAGTACTGGAAATGGGCCAGCTTCTCGCTGGACCGTTCTGCTCCGCGATGCTCGCCGGATTCGGCGCCGACGTCATCAAGATCGAAAAGCCGAAGACCGGTGATCCTTTGCGCGTTTGGCGAAAGCTCCACAAGGGAACGTCCCTCTGGTGGTATTCGATGGGCCGCAACAAGAAGTCGGTAACGCTCGATATGACCAACCCGAAAGGCCAGGAGATCGCGCGCCGGCTGGCGGCGAAAGTCGACATACTGCTCGAAAACTTCAAGCCCGGCACGATGGAAAAATGGGGAATGGGTTTCGAATCCCTGCGCGAAAGCAACAAAGGGCTGATAATGGTGCGGGTTTCGGGTTACGGTCAAACCGGTCCGTACGCATCGCGGCCGGGCTACGCGAACGTCGCCGAGGGTTTCGGCGGAATCCGGTATATGTCGGGTTATCCGGACCGTCCGCCGGTTCGCACCGGACTCTCGCTCGGCGACACTCTTTCCGGGCTGCATGCCGCGCTCGGCGCGCTGACGGCCGTTTATCATCGCGACGTGAACGGCGGCGAAGGACAGATCGTCGATGTCGCGATCTATGAGTCGATCTTCAATATGCTCGAGTCGACGCTCGCCGAATACGACAAACTGGGCGTCGTCCGCGAGCGTACGGGCGCGAAACTCGAAGGCATCGTTCCGACATCGACCTATCCGACGCGCGACGGCAAATTCATCATCATTGGCGGCAACGGCGATTCGATATTTCGACGTTTGATGGCACGGATCGGCCGCCACGATTTCGCCGCGCATCCCGAGATGCAGGACAACAAGGGCCGCGTCGTTCACGAGCAGGCGATCGACGACGCGATCACCGATTGGACGCTGACGCAAGACTACGACGATGCGTACGCCGCGATGCTCGAGGCCGAGGTCCCGTGCGGTCCGGTCTATTCGATCGCGGATATCGCCGGGGATGAACAATACATTGCCCGGGGACTGTTTGAGTCGGTCGAGATCGAGCCGGGCGACACGCTCAAGATCCCGGCCGTGCTTCCGAAACTGACCGCAACTCCGGGGGGAACGGATTGGATCGGTCCAAAACTCGGCGAGCATAACGAAGAGGTGTATCGCGGATTCTTGGGGATGTCGCAGGCCGAATTTGAGGATCTTGTGGCACAGGAGATTATTTGA
- a CDS encoding GNAT family N-acetyltransferase produces MSELIIRKANARDVRLISALSITTCYEAYFEFDPPHDLADYCFNFLSPEATETEFNDPSSTFLIAELGGNAVGFIKLRENKVVECLKGRNAIEVQRIYVLEKLKGRKIGQRLIEAGSAIGREKGYEVLWLGVWDKNVAAQKFYERIGMTNIGTTDFTDGKSDFVNFVYAREL; encoded by the coding sequence ATGAGCGAACTGATCATCCGCAAGGCCAACGCGCGCGACGTAAGACTGATCTCGGCGCTTTCGATCACGACCTGTTACGAGGCGTATTTCGAATTCGATCCGCCCCACGATCTGGCCGATTATTGCTTTAATTTCTTGAGTCCGGAGGCGACCGAAACGGAGTTCAACGATCCGAGTTCAACCTTTTTGATCGCCGAGTTGGGAGGCAACGCCGTCGGGTTTATCAAACTCCGGGAGAATAAGGTCGTCGAGTGTCTCAAGGGTCGCAACGCAATCGAAGTTCAACGGATCTATGTTCTCGAAAAGCTCAAGGGTCGGAAGATAGGTCAGCGCCTGATCGAGGCCGGCTCCGCAATAGGTCGCGAAAAGGGTTACGAAGTTCTCTGGCTCGGAGTCTGGGACAAAAACGTCGCGGCGCAAAAGTTCTACGAACGGATCGGGATGACGAACATCGGCACGACGGATTTCACGGACGGGAAGTCCGATTTTGTGAATTTCGTTTACGCACGGGAGCTTTGA
- a CDS encoding isochorismatase family protein — protein sequence MSDKEMYAQRGFSSRVGFGSKPALLIIDFIKGFTDTECPLGSDLDTEVEATARLLEAFRAKSLPVHYTTTGYDEAMVSAGVFVKKVPSLAQLRIGSKWIEIDDRLGPRIGEVVWTKQYASAFFGTALAAAMTAQKVDTLIVAGCTTSGCVRASAVDSCQHGFRTNVVRECVGDRSLAAHEANLNDLDAKYADVVNLDEVLEYVQGL from the coding sequence ATGAGCGACAAGGAAATGTACGCGCAGCGCGGGTTTTCGAGCCGGGTCGGATTCGGTTCGAAGCCCGCGCTTTTGATAATCGATTTTATAAAGGGATTCACGGACACGGAATGCCCTTTGGGATCCGATCTCGACACGGAAGTTGAAGCGACGGCGCGGCTTCTCGAGGCCTTTCGGGCGAAGTCTCTGCCCGTTCATTACACGACCACCGGTTATGACGAAGCGATGGTTTCAGCCGGCGTTTTCGTCAAAAAGGTTCCGAGTCTCGCACAGCTGAGAATCGGTTCGAAATGGATCGAGATCGACGATCGACTCGGTCCGCGGATCGGTGAGGTCGTTTGGACAAAACAATATGCATCCGCGTTTTTCGGCACCGCGCTTGCAGCGGCGATGACGGCGCAAAAAGTCGATACGCTGATAGTTGCGGGCTGCACGACGTCGGGATGCGTGCGCGCTTCGGCGGTCGATTCGTGCCAGCACGGTTTCCGGACAAACGTCGTCCGCGAGTGCGTCGGTGACCGCTCGCTCGCCGCTCATGAGGCGAATCTCAACGATCTCGACGCGAAGTACGCAGACGTCGTCAATTTGGACGAAGTTTTGGAATACGTTCAAGGCCTATGA
- a CDS encoding META domain-containing protein — protein sequence MKNNTFAAFLLILVFSVGIALGQERTMTVTIADGKIACPSDETKQCLFYRQADSSQWFIVTGNVRGFKFREGFTQTIRVKYTPKMQATNEPGSLDWVLFKTLSSKKTAGKTIAEAFAQFESRKPPVLAGRNWTLVSIDGTAVETPDLTLRFDGTSNRFGVRVCNQIGGRYEQDGAKLKLTSMVSTQMACREPLDSTERRFQAALAKVDSVKTSGEKLLMLGGAATVLEFVERLALEDIRWGVTEIGGKKVVTSGDVPYIQLTKSALSGFSGCNQLFGKYTLNGSTLKFTELAMTKMACTEDGLMEIEFGMFNALEKADRFEIKNGVFTLFAGSRALMRLNALSN from the coding sequence ATGAAGAACAATACTTTTGCCGCTTTTCTTTTGATACTGGTGTTTTCGGTCGGCATCGCGCTCGGACAGGAGCGAACGATGACCGTAACGATCGCCGATGGAAAAATCGCCTGCCCGAGCGATGAGACCAAGCAGTGTTTGTTTTATCGCCAGGCCGATTCGTCGCAATGGTTCATCGTTACCGGAAATGTTAGGGGATTTAAGTTCCGCGAAGGTTTTACGCAGACCATCCGCGTCAAGTACACGCCAAAAATGCAGGCGACGAACGAACCGGGATCGCTCGATTGGGTGTTGTTCAAGACGCTGAGCAGCAAGAAGACCGCCGGCAAGACGATCGCCGAAGCATTTGCGCAGTTCGAAAGCAGAAAACCGCCGGTCCTCGCCGGACGCAACTGGACGCTCGTGTCGATCGACGGTACCGCGGTCGAAACACCTGATTTGACGCTCCGGTTCGACGGGACTTCGAACCGATTTGGCGTCAGGGTCTGCAATCAGATCGGCGGACGCTACGAACAGGACGGCGCGAAACTGAAGCTGACTTCAATGGTTTCGACCCAGATGGCTTGCCGTGAGCCGCTAGATTCGACCGAGCGTCGGTTTCAGGCGGCGCTCGCAAAGGTCGATTCGGTAAAGACGTCCGGCGAAAAACTCCTGATGCTCGGCGGCGCGGCAACGGTTCTCGAATTCGTCGAGCGCTTGGCGCTCGAAGACATCCGTTGGGGCGTCACCGAGATCGGCGGGAAAAAGGTCGTAACATCCGGCGACGTGCCGTACATACAGCTGACGAAGTCCGCGCTCAGCGGCTTTTCAGGCTGCAATCAGCTATTCGGAAAATACACGCTGAACGGTTCGACATTGAAATTCACCGAACTTGCGATGACCAAAATGGCGTGCACCGAGGACGGCCTGATGGAGATCGAGTTCGGTATGTTCAACGCGCTTGAGAAAGCGGATCGATTTGAGATCAAGAACGGCGTTTTCACCTTATTCGCCGGTTCGCGGGCGCTGATGAGACTGAACGCTCTCTCGAACTAG
- a CDS encoding hydantoinase B/oxoprolinase family protein, whose translation MDKITLDILENALRNAREEMDSVLFRSAMSPVIREQHDGFPMICHPDGRMVVGQFGSYIHGFLSNWKRGVNEGDVFLVSDPYSCGGAISHINDWMVLMPIFFEGELVGWGSQFGHTVDMGGPVSGSLPTDADTIFGEGTRIPPVKLFDGGKLNEDLLDMILANSRVPTMNYFDLMAIVAACRTADKRVREMCERFGKDEYIKGLDLLLERTHEAMKQLIVMCLPETPLEFEDYIDDDGRGNGPYKMKLTIYRKGHEAYFDWTGTDPQAPGPINFYLNEEMFKMFIGVYLIMVFDPQILFNDGFYPLLHVTIPEKSLLNPEFPAALGCRTHALTRLFDVLGGALGKGAPELSTAAGYGTSPYMLYNGHDENGDFFHLMEITYGGIPGRPIGDGMDAHSWWPLFENIPTEYLESYYPITVLEYGSLMDTGGAGFHRGGNAVHKVYRYEADGEIAIHDDRERSKPWGIMGGLPGSMSTKELIRTDGTREMLPSKISRIPVKKGDMLVYRTAGGGGWKDPFDRPAEKVQKDVRNGLVSASKAKSDYGVVLNADLSIDSAATEALRVELRDQRGEFPLFSIGDVPDAIGVVAGWNGDGWAHAKSA comes from the coding sequence ATGGACAAAATTACGCTGGATATCCTTGAGAACGCGCTTCGCAATGCGCGCGAGGAGATGGACTCGGTACTGTTCCGATCGGCGATGTCGCCTGTCATCCGCGAACAGCACGATGGCTTTCCGATGATCTGTCATCCCGACGGAAGGATGGTCGTCGGGCAGTTCGGATCCTACATTCACGGCTTTTTGTCCAATTGGAAACGCGGCGTCAATGAAGGCGACGTTTTTCTCGTCAGCGACCCCTACAGTTGCGGCGGCGCGATCTCGCACATCAACGACTGGATGGTGCTGATGCCGATCTTTTTCGAAGGCGAACTCGTCGGCTGGGGATCGCAATTCGGCCACACGGTCGATATGGGCGGCCCGGTTTCCGGGAGTTTGCCGACCGACGCCGATACGATCTTCGGCGAGGGCACGCGCATTCCGCCCGTGAAATTGTTTGACGGCGGGAAGCTCAACGAAGATCTGCTCGATATGATCCTTGCGAATTCGCGTGTCCCGACGATGAACTACTTTGATCTGATGGCGATCGTCGCCGCCTGCCGCACGGCCGACAAGCGCGTCCGTGAAATGTGCGAACGGTTCGGCAAGGACGAATACATCAAGGGCCTCGATCTGCTTCTGGAAAGAACGCACGAAGCGATGAAGCAGCTGATCGTGATGTGTCTGCCGGAAACGCCGCTCGAATTCGAAGATTACATTGACGACGACGGCCGCGGAAACGGGCCGTACAAAATGAAGCTGACGATCTATCGCAAGGGGCACGAGGCTTATTTCGACTGGACGGGAACCGACCCGCAAGCGCCGGGGCCGATCAACTTTTATCTCAACGAAGAGATGTTCAAGATGTTCATCGGCGTCTATCTGATTATGGTCTTCGACCCGCAGATTCTGTTCAACGACGGATTTTATCCGCTTCTGCACGTGACAATCCCCGAAAAATCGCTGCTGAATCCGGAATTCCCGGCCGCGCTCGGTTGCCGGACCCACGCGCTGACGCGGCTTTTCGATGTTCTCGGCGGGGCCCTCGGAAAGGGCGCGCCCGAGCTTTCGACCGCCGCCGGTTACGGGACTTCTCCGTATATGCTTTACAACGGTCACGACGAGAACGGCGACTTTTTCCACCTGATGGAGATCACGTACGGCGGCATTCCGGGACGACCGATCGGCGACGGAATGGACGCTCACTCGTGGTGGCCGCTTTTTGAAAACATTCCGACCGAGTATCTCGAAAGTTACTATCCGATCACGGTGCTTGAATACGGAAGTTTGATGGACACAGGCGGCGCCGGATTTCATCGCGGCGGAAACGCGGTTCACAAAGTTTACCGCTACGAGGCCGATGGCGAGATCGCGATCCACGACGACCGTGAGCGTTCGAAGCCGTGGGGAATTATGGGCGGACTGCCGGGATCGATGTCGACCAAGGAATTGATCCGCACCGACGGGACGCGCGAGATGCTGCCGTCGAAGATCTCGCGGATCCCGGTGAAAAAAGGCGACATGCTTGTTTATCGCACGGCCGGTGGCGGCGGTTGGAAGGACCCGTTCGATCGTCCGGCGGAAAAAGTCCAAAAAGACGTCCGCAACGGACTCGTTTCCGCCTCCAAAGCGAAAAGCGATTACGGCGTTGTGCTCAACGCCGATCTTTCGATCGACTCGGCCGCGACCGAAGCGCTCCGTGTTGAACTTCGCGACCAACGCGGCGAGTTTCCGCTGTTTTCGATCGGCGACGTTCCGGACGCGATCGGCGTGGTCGCGGGCTGGAACGGCGACGGTTGGGCGCACGCTAAGTCGGCCTGA
- a CDS encoding FAD-dependent oxidoreductase, which produces MKINRREFLAGAGAVIVASSVPSFAQNGKRVLVLGAGLSGLSAAYELAQRGYSVTVIEGRDRIGGRIKTLREPFRDRQYVELGGELVGDGYKRMFNYIKTLEVPYQEVPERFETSGSVSTLQWGTGTTAILKGKLYPVGSVLKPHPYGLKDDEARGLPPMLFSMHLRAMAQEVASDPQKIFEYDRMSLADAFRKRGASEAAIRLMNISLNYNSIETVSAGGALFDSRRRITAGTRALRIIGGNDRMTKALHENGVSSGVKFILNARVRQIKHSSAGVSVTFADKSGKLQTLSAEKAVCTIPFSVLDRVAFSPALPAAKAKAIRELPYTHITKVYMQAKRFEWDRRSIGTSVWTDTPLERIFEMAGARGDERGIFTVWVDGDGARNAERLGDAARQVWARTNFERIMPFMKGKFERTATKSWTNDEFVRGSYSHLTVGQLAGLKPDVKTAVGNIHFAGEHTAEVSPGMEGALESAERVVREILGA; this is translated from the coding sequence ATGAAGATCAACAGAAGAGAATTCCTGGCGGGAGCAGGCGCGGTTATTGTTGCGTCGTCAGTTCCGTCATTCGCGCAAAACGGCAAGCGCGTGCTTGTTCTCGGAGCCGGACTTTCCGGGTTGTCGGCGGCGTACGAACTCGCGCAGAGAGGTTATAGCGTGACGGTTATCGAGGGTCGCGACCGGATCGGAGGACGAATCAAGACGCTTCGCGAGCCGTTTCGCGATCGGCAATATGTCGAGCTCGGGGGCGAACTCGTCGGGGACGGTTACAAACGGATGTTCAACTACATCAAGACGCTCGAAGTCCCTTACCAGGAAGTTCCGGAGCGGTTCGAAACGAGCGGAAGTGTGTCGACATTGCAGTGGGGAACGGGCACGACGGCGATCTTGAAAGGCAAACTTTACCCGGTCGGCTCGGTGTTGAAACCGCATCCTTACGGTCTCAAAGACGACGAGGCGAGAGGGTTGCCGCCGATGCTGTTTTCGATGCATTTGAGGGCGATGGCACAGGAAGTCGCGAGCGATCCGCAAAAGATCTTCGAATATGACCGAATGTCGCTCGCCGACGCGTTCCGAAAACGAGGTGCCTCGGAAGCGGCGATCCGACTGATGAACATTTCGCTGAACTACAATTCGATCGAAACCGTTTCGGCCGGCGGTGCGCTTTTCGACTCACGGCGGCGGATCACGGCCGGCACGCGTGCGCTCAGGATCATCGGCGGCAACGACAGGATGACGAAGGCATTGCACGAAAACGGCGTTTCTTCGGGCGTGAAGTTCATCCTCAACGCGCGCGTCAGGCAGATCAAACATTCCAGCGCCGGCGTCTCGGTGACGTTCGCCGATAAGTCCGGCAAGCTTCAAACCCTGAGTGCCGAGAAGGCCGTCTGCACGATCCCGTTCTCGGTGCTTGATCGGGTCGCGTTCTCACCGGCGCTGCCGGCAGCGAAGGCGAAGGCGATTCGCGAACTCCCTTACACGCACATCACGAAGGTCTATATGCAAGCAAAGCGGTTCGAATGGGATCGCCGGTCGATCGGAACGAGCGTTTGGACCGACACGCCGCTCGAACGCATCTTCGAAATGGCCGGCGCTCGCGGCGACGAACGCGGCATATTTACGGTCTGGGTAGACGGCGACGGAGCGCGAAACGCCGAACGGCTCGGCGACGCCGCGCGGCAGGTCTGGGCGCGGACGAACTTTGAACGGATAATGCCGTTTATGAAAGGCAAGTTTGAGCGTACGGCGACCAAATCTTGGACCAACGACGAATTCGTCCGCGGATCATATTCACATTTGACGGTCGGCCAATTGGCGGGCCTCAAGCCCGACGTTAAGACTGCCGTCGGCAACATTCATTTCGCCGGCGAACACACGGCGGAGGTTTCGCCCGGAATGGAAGGCGCGCTCGAATCAGCCGAAAGGGTCGTCAGGGAGATCTTGGGGGCGTGA